Part of the Flavobacterium alkalisoli genome is shown below.
TAAGAAGGGCTTATTATGAGTCGCTTCGTGATGCTTCCAAATCACTGGATGCTACCGATTACAAATTCAAAGGAGAAAGTGCTACACCGCATCAGGCATCGGAAGAAAAAGAACCTGTTGTTCAAAACAGGGATAATCAGTTATATGCTAAACCTACATCATACGGTTACGAACTAATAGATAAATCTCAAAAAACAGTTCTTAAAATGTATAAAACATCTCAGCCTGATTCTTATAGTGCTAAGATGGAAGATATAACAGGAGTTGTGTTTAAAAGAGACGGTAGCTGGGTTTTTGAGTATTATCTTAATGATGAGCCTGTTTCACAGGTACTGAATATTAAATTCTAAATCTTTAATATTTATATTTTCCTTTCCACCTGTGCTTTAAAAAGTCGCGGGTAGAGTTTTCACGGCTATTATTTCCCGGTTCATAAAAAGGCGTGCCTTTTATTTCGTCCGGTAAAAATTCCTGATCGGCAAAATTGTTATCATAGTCGTGCGCATATTTATAGTCATCACCATACCCTAAATCTTTCATAAGTTTTGTGGGTGCATTGCGTAAATGGAACGGTACAGGTAAATCACCTGTTTGTTTTACCATTTGTTGTGCTTTCCCTATAGCCATGTATGAAGCATTGCTTTTTGGTGAGGTAGCAAGATAGATTGCACACTGACTTAAAATGATGCGCGATTCAGGATAACCTATGGTAGATACTGCCTGAAAGGCATTATTAGCCATAATAAGTGCAGTTGGATTGGCATTACCAATATCTTCAGACGCAAGGATTAGCATGCGTCGTGCTATGAATTTTAAATCTTCACCTCCCTCAATCATTCGTGCCAGCCAATATACGGCACCGTTAGGGTCACTGCCTCGCATCGATTTTATAAAAGCTGAGATAATATCATAATGCTGTTCTCCGGTCTTGTCATAAAGTACAGTGTTTTTTTGAACCAACTGCATTACCTTGTCGTTGGTTATTACAATGTCTTCTCCTTCAGAAGCATTAATAATAAGCTCAAAAATATTAAGAAGCTTTCTGCCATCACCTCCTGAAAGTCGAAGTAGGGCTTCTGTTTCCTTAAGGTCAATGTTTTTATGTTTTAAAATCTCATCGGTATTCATAGCCCTGTGTAATAATGCCTCTAAATCCTCTTTAGAAAAAGCATTTAATACATACACCTGACATCTTGACAATAACGCGGGAATAACCTCAAAACTCGGATTTTCGGTAGTAGCACCTATTAGTGTTACCCAGCCTTTTTCTACTGCAGCTAAAAGGGAGTCCTGTTGCGATTTGCTAAAACGATGAATCTCATCAATAAACAATATTGGATTTTTAGAAGTAAACAATCCGCCACTTTGTTTGGCTTTGTCAATAACCTCACGTACGTCTTTAACACCCGAATTGATTGCGCTTAACACATAAAAAGGTCTTTTGGATTCTTCAGCCATGATTTGAGCCAATGTGGTTTTTCCAGTTCCCGGAGGCCCCCATAGAATAAGCGATGGGATTACTCCGCGAGCTATCTGATGGGTTAACGAACCGTTTGGGCCAACCAAATGCTGCTGACTGATATATTCTGATAAATGCTTAGGGCGTATGCGTTCTGCTAAAGGTGCTTCCATTGTGTAAAATTACTGAATTATGACAAAATTGCACTAAAGCAAAATTGGTTAAATTATTGAGTAGATACAAATAGCTTAACATACCTT
Proteins encoded:
- a CDS encoding replication-associated recombination protein A, which gives rise to MEAPLAERIRPKHLSEYISQQHLVGPNGSLTHQIARGVIPSLILWGPPGTGKTTLAQIMAEESKRPFYVLSAINSGVKDVREVIDKAKQSGGLFTSKNPILFIDEIHRFSKSQQDSLLAAVEKGWVTLIGATTENPSFEVIPALLSRCQVYVLNAFSKEDLEALLHRAMNTDEILKHKNIDLKETEALLRLSGGDGRKLLNIFELIINASEGEDIVITNDKVMQLVQKNTVLYDKTGEQHYDIISAFIKSMRGSDPNGAVYWLARMIEGGEDLKFIARRMLILASEDIGNANPTALIMANNAFQAVSTIGYPESRIILSQCAIYLATSPKSNASYMAIGKAQQMVKQTGDLPVPFHLRNAPTKLMKDLGYGDDYKYAHDYDNNFADQEFLPDEIKGTPFYEPGNNSRENSTRDFLKHRWKGKYKY